From a single Phragmites australis chromosome 7, lpPhrAust1.1, whole genome shotgun sequence genomic region:
- the LOC133923676 gene encoding transcription factor ILI1-like, translating into MSSSRRSLPRRAGSSLSSRSISEDQISELLSKLQALLPESQTRNGAHRGSASAARVLQDTCSYIRSLHQEVGNLSETLTELLSSADVTSDQAAVIRSLLM; encoded by the exons ATGTCCAGCAGCCGGAGGTCACTCCCACGGCGCGCCGGGAGCTCGCTGTCGTCGAGGTCGATCTCTGAGGACCAGATCTCCGAGCTCCTGTCCAAGCTTCAGGCGCTGCTCCCGGAGTCTCAAACTCGCAATGGCGCACATAGG GGCTCGGCCTCGGCGGCGAGGGTGTTGCAGGACACGTGCAGCTACATCAGGAGCCTGCACCAGGAGGTGGGCAACCTCAGCGAGACGCTCACCGAGCTGCTCTCCTCCGCCGATGTCACCAGCGACCAGGCCGCCGTCATTAGGAGCCTCCTCATGTGA